gttattcttcaacgaacatacagaaacagactgctgtgttcacagcaaacttgagaaaaacgaagtatctaaccatggtttaaatctactataggctgagtactagttcaccttagatgtgcactttataatgttatattgctctgttttgattttataaaaaaagctgttaaagcagctgttgtgtgacaatatattgttttcactgttgttgatggacagtaatatagtgtgagagattatgtgtgaataactgctccaagtgaaaaatgttcatgtaaaattgaaaatcaaaattgttatttcagtaaatatttgcatttggcacatagaacactgattcatgattccatgttgatgagagcattaaaattggtgaaaaataggacaaaaaatgtaaaaggaaattcagaaacgataaaaaatgtgtgagtaatcatgattatttttttagtccaattgagttaattatgacagttgcatttttaattagataaaatacattaatcgtttgacagctctagttattAATATACCTTTAATATGTAAACATGGTTTGAGGGAAGGCTTATTTCATTAAGGCGCGGACCAGCACTGAATTCATCTCCCCATTTTCTACAGTGAGTCTCATCATAAGGGTTGGGAGTAACATATAATAAGAAACAAATTGGAAGGAACTTGTTAATTCAAATATTAACATTATTTACAGGCAGTATGGTAGTGgattcaaaatgaaaagaatgtaAATACGGTATTgcagttgttgtatttttcccccTGACAGCAAGTCCTACCCTTTCACAAAGTTCTTGGACTTGATTTTCCCTTAGCTGCCTGCACTCAATGAGCTGTTCAATCCATAAATCCAACTCTTTGTTGGCTGACTTGTCATCCATGTCCGAGTTGCTGCCTCctttcaaattaaaaaggaaaagcaTGAGGACAACATAAGTAGGCCAAACTACGTCCTTACTGAGTGAATGAGAATTTATTTGAGTAATGTTTAGCCCGCGTCATCACTTCAAGGGATAtggttgcttttgtttgttattttacatCATAGAATTGACGTCATTGTAACGTGCTCTTTATTTCaggtttcatttttgttgcctCGCCTGCCCTCTATTGGAAAATGTGGAACAGTCACGACATGATGCCAAAATGAGAAATCGAATACCTGCCACAATACTGAATAATCCGTGTTTTAATAATCCTGCATTAatctattttatatttatattacgaTTTTGTAAATCtctttgtgttattttatttgtattggaGAGTACGCATCGGTTCCCATGTTATCTGAAAATGTAAtcttgaaaacaaagaaaaagtgacTCATTATTGAGGAGAAGGGGGGAGGAGTTAGAGACACAACAGCAGCACACAGGAGActgggagacgagagagctcgaAGCGctacaaagaaaacacaaaacggtggaaagtggaaaggcgagaaaatggataggaaacgcttATTTCAACTTAATTgctagttcaaaggcagcgtgtagactgagcaaggttaaaatatccaatataaaattttaattcattgttgtactccatgttgagtatgttcagaagaatataaatcaagccatataaataataaatatttgatatattgtatatttgttacattagtaattcattttacacataattttacattatttttggtagtaaattaatttaagcaacaaaaaaaaactgaggagccatttgggagccgaaaagAGCGTGCTCTTTTTAGTGAGACGAGCCAaaagagccggaattcccatcactaagaCGAAGCCTAATGTCTTCTGTGATTGGATATTCACTACAAAATAAAGCATGCTCTCATTGGTCCGTGAAGTATGACGGATAGTCCACGAGATTCAAATATACAGTCACCGAGCGACGATCCTCGAGTCCTCCCTTTTTAAAGCCACCgaagaaaaacaactttttctcGAAGTTTACGTTTGGGTAAGGCTCAAAACGATCGCAGAAATAATACCGAATTCAATAACGCTACGTTgctaaaaatgagaaaaaccTTAAAACACAAATATCTTTAATCCTAACGCGAGAAGCAACCGAATTAGCCTGTTCTTGttgagacgttttattttcctttctaGCCGAAATGCCCCGTAGCTTTTGAAAATCAAATGGAGCTGGGATATTAAATGACTTGCTGTTTTGTCCTGTTTTATACAGGAAATTATGAACGATAGTACTCGCAAGTTATTTGAACGCGTTTCCAAAAAGATGGGCTGGACTGGGGACGATGGATTAGACGTGGCAGAAAAGAAGGTTTGCGGTTTGTATTCAAATTTGATTGCGTTCTTTGGTAATTttcttgatccccccccccccgccccccaccccttaatTTTGTAGCTGATTAATGCGATTGGGAAGAAACGCCATGGTGGGACAAGTGGGGATCATTTTGCGGACCGATCCGTGTCGCCTCTAAGTTGTCTCTCAGAGGACGAAGACAAAGAGAACCGACACTTCAAGACCAACGCATACAAAAACACAGTTTTGATTGACTCCGGTGATGATGAATTTGATCAGTGTGAGTGAGATGGAACCTCGCACCTGAGTTTGAGCTGTTTTAACGTAACACCGGtttcatgaataaatactcTTTTCACTTCTCAGTTCTTGTGAACTGGAGCACTCCAAGAACGAAACCCAAGCCGCGGCAAGCATGCAGCGCACTGAAGATAGACCGGTACgatacaatatttttattttgcttttgcttaGCAGTTGCATGTGACGTCACCAAAGCAATTTCTAATATGTTCTGTTTACAATCCAAGTGTTCTTGCAGTGAGCTCGGATGATGATGATAGTGGtggttttgaaaaatgtgagtTGCCTTTTTCTAGTACATTCGTTtgtgcagtgattctcaaactttttacacaAGGTTCCTCCTTAAACATACTTAGAACTCCATGTGCCAGTCGTGGAATCTCACTGATTTTATTGCATTTAATCCTAAAAATAAGTATTGAATACTATTGTTAAACACCATCACAATGTGAAATTTGAACATTGGCACAGAACCAAAGTATCCAGCCATTTTTTGCACTGCTTATTGGAACccatccagaaaaaaacaaaacaaaaacctactGCTTAAGTAAAAATGCTGTTCAAATGTGTGGCATTTGTACTAAAATAAGTTTTAAAACCGTTCTTAAAGATTAAATGAGAACTATAATTGTAATGGCAAACATGCTGACATAATGCTCATTTTTCTGTGTGTATTAAGTCTTGCAACGTGTGAACACTCCCTCCACGAAGCCCAGGAAAGTATCGGAGAGTGAAAGTGAGGACAGGTGACTATTTCAGTTGACATCCAAATTTGCATGACTCTTTTCCTATTGCGGAAAGtgtgtttaatttattttttttctaagaaGCATTAGCAATTTTATTGTGGATGATGACTTATCAGATGATGACTTCATTCAAACAAAATCATCCTCTAAAGGTATTCAAAATGTAATCAGCATTGACTTAAATTGTAAATCAACACAATTGTGATTGTTACCTCTTCATTTTTTATCCAGGGCGTAAGAAGACCAATACTCCAGCCACTCAAAATACATTCAAGAGACCACTGCCACTATCTCAGTTTGCCTCCCCTGTGTTCATCAGTGATAATGAGGATGAGGGGGATAATATTGTTATCAAGAGCACTTGGACGACTCGCTGCACAAAGCCAAATTCTCTGGCAAAATCGAATGAAAACAACCCATTGCTTTTTGGCCAAAAGGACAGCCCACCATCACCGTTTTTGCCTCCTGTCTTCCCCCTCACTGCTCCTCGACCATCCCACTGCACTGCAACCTCTCTGCGTTCTCCCAAGCGTACGCTTTCGGCTCCTTCCAAGCTGGATGACTCCAGTGGTTCAGAAGAGGAGTTCACATCCTTACTGGAGAGGCTTAGAAAGAAGAACATATTCACTGACTCTACTTCCAAGACCACAACAGGTGCAACAGAAATAGTATTGATTCCtccgcctttttttgttttaattttatttttcgggGGCTTGACACAAAGCGGACACGTGACATTTTCATACAGGTTCTAATGGGCACAATATTGAAAACCCGACTGAGTATGTTACAAAGCAGTCCTACAACACCCTTGCCTACCATTACAATAATAttgggggaaaacaaaacatcatgaaTGACCTTTGTGAAGGCCGCTACATGTTTGTATTTCTTCTCATGagattatatacacacacacacataccattGCTATTCGTTGGTGTTCGGAAACAGACTACATGATGATAGATGCAGAGAGACTTGACGTTCTAGTtttaattctgtttattttttgaaagtAGGAGTCAGTACGGACCCTCCTGTGTTAGTTCCACCCATAAAGGGTTCGGCTAAACCCAGGTCCACCTCATCATTAGGAAGAAAAAATGTGGATTCAAAGACTCCTGGGAAAAGCACCATCCTGAAGCCAACAGTGAGCCAGACGGATCCCAGGCACGGTTTCATCAGCAGGTACAcatcacatctttattttttgcgtTAAGATTCGACCACAGCAGTTGCTTTCTTAACATTTTTGTCTTTCCACTAGACTGGCCTTATGCAAAACCCCAGGTTGCTTCTTGGAGTCCCTATCAAATCCTGCCTCCAGCTACTGCTGCAATTTTCAGCAAAAGAAGGAAGAACTTACGAGCAAACTGTATCGTATGTACAACAGCAGTGTGTTCGACAGGAAGGTGCGGAGTTGTCATCTCTTTATTATGAACGTGCTTAACTTATTGACTGATTCATGTTTTCTTGGCTGACATTTGTAGCTCCCCATTGATATGTCTCTGATTTGGAACAAAAAGATGCGCAAAACAGCAGGCTACTGTGTCACTGGACAGGAGCGAGGTGGAGGGAACCGTTACGCTCGCATCGAACTGTCTGAGAAAGTCTGCGATTCTGCAGGTGCCGGTAATTCTTTGTGAATTCGCTTCAAAGGTTTTGCCAGAAAACTCGCAGCCATAATGTGTAGATCAGTGTCAAGTTAAGTCAagtgcaactttattgtcaaatgagcAATGTATCCAGCAGAGCACAGAGGGCCATATTCGCCCTGTCTCCCAGAAGCTCTTTTTATGTGTCTGGACGTGCACCATTTTCATCATGTATTCTCCCGTCCAGGTTAAGACAGACCCATCACAAATTCCAAAGAGGCATACAATTAATTGACCGCTCAGGCAATGTGGACAGCCTGGAATGTGTACTTTTTCCTCAGACTTGCGAACCCATGGAAAAGATAAAGCTTATTTCAAATTTGAGAAACATGGTGGAAGTGtagtgaaataaatacaaaaaataagtcCGCTAGTGCAGACTGACTAAAATGCTCTAATTGCCACCTCACAGTGCCCCTTAAATCAACTCAGGAAAATAGAGATCCTTGACGAAACATGAGCAATTTACCTTGCGTGACGGGCTCTGAAATTCTTCACTTGGTCCCGCGCCAAAATATTTCCAATAAAAAGATCCTACCCGCCTAGATCGCCTCCGAGACACACTGATCCATGAGATGTGCCACGCTGCGACCTGGCTGATCAACGGCGTGCGGGACGGACACGGAAGTTTATGGAAGATGTACGCTCGCAGGTCAACCTTGGTGCACCCCGAGCTGCCGATGGTTACTCGCTGCCACAGCTACGAGATCAAGTTTAAATTCCAGTACCAGTGCGCCAAGTGTCAGAATACGTATGTGACGTACTTGGCGTTTTCAGATGAAACGGGCATTTTTAGGTGACCTCTGCTTCACCGTTAATACTTGTGCTGTTGTCTGCAGGATCGGGCGCCATTCCAAGTCCCTGGACACCCAGAAGTTCGTGTGTGCACTCTGTACGGGCAAACTCGTCCTGCTCACACCATCCAAGCCTCGTCCCCCCACGCCTTTCGCCCAGTTTGTGAAGGAACACTACAGGCGCGTACGCCAGGAGCTGACGGAGCAAAGCCATCGGGAAGTCATGCAGAAACTCAGCATGGACTTTGCCTCGAAAAATAAACTGAGTGACATTAACACTTCAAACCTCTGAGGTAAGTGGACCACCGTCACGGAACGACAATAACGCCTGCTGAATGTCGGCGATGACCCAGTAATAAGTGAGCAGCTGTGACTGATGCGTTTTACAGTTGAaatattcatgtttaaatgtttttgtatgttgGTATCGGTGAGGTTGAGATGTTTCAAACACATATGACCGCTGAATAACTAGTTGTGTCTGTAATTTCATTAAATTGTCAAGTTTTAACCACAAATAAAGTGTTAattattttgtttcaaaatcaaatggaaaaaagtgcatttcatgGGAACTGAAAAGGGGAACAGGAGGTAACAGGTCATAGTCACGACATCATTCCAGTTTCTATagtgtttgttttcagtgttgcagGTGAGCGGGAGCCTATCCATGCTCGCGTTGACACCTTTGGAACATCGAGACTTAATTAAcccagcatgcatgtttttggaacacggCTGAAAGTATAATCTACGCAAGCATGGGGTGAATGTGCAAATGATCTgggaaggctggagccaagaTTCGAACCTCTGATGTGCTCACCACTCGCATACCGTGCTATCCCTTATTTATAACAGCTTCATAATATAAAGATAAAACAACATCAATGGTTAGATATTTATTTTGTCTGTAGCATAAACAGTAGTATTCTTGGATCTTTTTTAATGCACTCTACAATATAGGAACATTGAAAAATACAGACCACAGCAAAACTAGAAACAGCAGGGCATACATCATTTAGAACTATAATGGTGGTCAAGAAAGCATATTCATGGAATTTGAACATGTCACTTTGAGTTTATAAAATCAAGTGGAAACTCAAGATAGTAATACCATTTTAGGTTAAAGAATAAACTGTTCGGACTGATGGACAATCGTTCAAGAATAGACAATGTAAATATCACATAACCTGTCGGAATGAGCTGTGTGAACTGTATTAAAGCAGgcactgaattttttttccttccctcccCAATGATGACTGTACGGTATAATCTTCACAAAAGTATGCAGCATTCTGAACAAGAGCATCTTAGTCATTAATAGACTTCTTGATAAGATCTAACACAATTCACCTCTTGACCTAATGTAATGCTATGAAATGGGACATTTAAGAGGGGATCAACTCTATAGGCAGCTTTCTTTGTAAAACCATACATTACCATCAGTACAGGCAGGTTTTTTTCATAATCCTTAGGAACTCTTGCTGGTTCACTTCTCCATCGCCATCTCTGTCCGCCTCCTCAATCATTTCCTTCATATCGGAGAATGAGAATAAGTATCAGACTAGCGCTAAGATAatcaaatggtagca
This window of the Hippocampus zosterae strain Florida chromosome 1, ASM2543408v3, whole genome shotgun sequence genome carries:
- the gcna gene encoding germ cell nuclear acidic protein isoform X1, coding for MNDSTRKLFERVSKKMGWTGDDGLDVAEKKLINAIGKKRHGGTSGDHFADRSVSPLSCLSEDEDKENRHFKTNAYKNTVLIDSGDDEFDQFLVNWSTPRTKPKPRQACSALKIDRVLAVSSDDDDSGGFEKFLQRVNTPSTKPRKVSESESEDRSISNFIVDDDLSDDDFIQTKSSSKGRKKTNTPATQNTFKRPLPLSQFASPVFISDNEDEGDNIVIKSTWTTRCTKPNSLAKSNENNPLLFGQKDSPPSPFLPPVFPLTAPRPSHCTATSLRSPKRTLSAPSKLDDSSGSEEEFTSLLERLRKKNIFTDSTSKTTTVGVSTDPPVLVPPIKGSAKPRSTSSLGRKNVDSKTPGKSTILKPTVSQTDPRHGFISRLALCKTPGCFLESLSNPASSYCCNFQQKKEELTSKLYRMYNSSVFDRKLPIDMSLIWNKKMRKTAGYCVTGQERGGGNRYARIELSEKVCDSAGADRLRDTLIHEMCHAATWLINGVRDGHGSLWKMYARRSTLVHPELPMVTRCHSYEIKFKFQYQCAKCQNTIGRHSKSLDTQKFVCALCTGKLVLLTPSKPRPPTPFAQFVKEHYRRVRQELTEQSHREVMQKLSMDFASKNKLSDINTSNL
- the gcna gene encoding germ cell nuclear acidic protein isoform X4; amino-acid sequence: MNDSTRKLFERVSKKMGWTGDDGLDVAEKKLINAIGKKRHGGTSGDHFADRSVSPLSCLSEDEDKENRHFKTNAYKNTVLIDSGDDEFDQFLVNWSTPRTKPKPRQACSALKIDRVLAVSSDDDDSGGFEKFLQRVNTPSTKPRKVSESESEDRSISNFIVDDDLSDDDFIQTKSSSKGRKKTNTPATQNTFKRPLPLSQFASPVFISDNEDEGDNIVIKSTWTTRCTKPNSLAKSNENNPLLFGQKDSPPSPFLPPVFPLTAPRPSHCTATSLRSPKRTLSAPSKLDDSSGSEEEFTSLLERLRKKNIFTDSTSKTTTVGVSTDPPVLVPPIKGSAKPRSTSSLGRKNVDSKTPGKSTILKPTVSQTDPRHGFISRLALCKTPGCFLESLSNPASSYCCNFQQKKEELTSKLYRMYNSSVFDRKLPIDMSLIWNKKMRKTAGYCVTGQERGGGNRYARIELSEKVCDSADRLRDTLIHEMCHAATWLINGVRDGHGSLWKMYARRSTLVHPELPMVTRCHSYEIKFKFQYQCAKCQNTIGRHSKSLDTQKFVCALCTGKLVLLTPSKPRPPTPFAQFVKEHYRRVRQELTEQSHREVMQKLSMDFASKNKLSDINTSNL
- the gcna gene encoding germ cell nuclear acidic protein isoform X2; the encoded protein is MNDSTRKLFERVSKKMGWTGDDGLDVAEKKLINAIGKKRHGGTSGDHFADRSVSPLSCLSEDEDKENRHFKTNAYKNTVLIDSGDDEFDQFLVNWSTPRTKPKPRQACSALKIDRVLAVSSDDDDSGGFEKFLQRVNTPSTKPRKVSESESEDSISNFIVDDDLSDDDFIQTKSSSKGRKKTNTPATQNTFKRPLPLSQFASPVFISDNEDEGDNIVIKSTWTTRCTKPNSLAKSNENNPLLFGQKDSPPSPFLPPVFPLTAPRPSHCTATSLRSPKRTLSAPSKLDDSSGSEEEFTSLLERLRKKNIFTDSTSKTTTVGVSTDPPVLVPPIKGSAKPRSTSSLGRKNVDSKTPGKSTILKPTVSQTDPRHGFISRLALCKTPGCFLESLSNPASSYCCNFQQKKEELTSKLYRMYNSSVFDRKLPIDMSLIWNKKMRKTAGYCVTGQERGGGNRYARIELSEKVCDSAGADRLRDTLIHEMCHAATWLINGVRDGHGSLWKMYARRSTLVHPELPMVTRCHSYEIKFKFQYQCAKCQNTIGRHSKSLDTQKFVCALCTGKLVLLTPSKPRPPTPFAQFVKEHYRRVRQELTEQSHREVMQKLSMDFASKNKLSDINTSNL
- the gcna gene encoding germ cell nuclear acidic protein isoform X5 encodes the protein MNDSTRKLFERVSKKMGWTGDDGLDVAEKKLINAIGKKRHGGTSGDHFADRSVSPLSCLSEDEDKENRHFKTNAYKNTVLIDSGDDEFDQFLVNWSTPRTKPKPRQACSALKIDRVLAVSSDDDDSGGFEKFLQRVNTPSTKPRKVSESESEDSISNFIVDDDLSDDDFIQTKSSSKGRKKTNTPATQNTFKRPLPLSQFASPVFISDNEDEGDNIVIKSTWTTRCTKPNSLAKSNENNPLLFGQKDSPPSPFLPPVFPLTAPRPSHCTATSLRSPKRTLSAPSKLDDSSGSEEEFTSLLERLRKKNIFTDSTSKTTTVGVSTDPPVLVPPIKGSAKPRSTSSLGRKNVDSKTPGKSTILKPTVSQTDPRHGFISRLALCKTPGCFLESLSNPASSYCCNFQQKKEELTSKLYRMYNSSVFDRKLPIDMSLIWNKKMRKTAGYCVTGQERGGGNRYARIELSEKVCDSADRLRDTLIHEMCHAATWLINGVRDGHGSLWKMYARRSTLVHPELPMVTRCHSYEIKFKFQYQCAKCQNTIGRHSKSLDTQKFVCALCTGKLVLLTPSKPRPPTPFAQFVKEHYRRVRQELTEQSHREVMQKLSMDFASKNKLSDINTSNL
- the gcna gene encoding germ cell nuclear acidic protein isoform X3, whose product is MNDSTRKLFERVSKKMGWTGDDGLDVAEKKLINAIGKKRHGGTSGDHFADRSVSPLSCLSEDEDKENRHFKTNAYKNTVLIDSGDDEFDQFLVNWSTPRTKPKPRQACSALKIDRVLAVSSDDDDSGGFEKFLQRVNTPSTKPRKVSESESEDRSISNFIVDDDLSDDDFIQTKSSSKGRKKTNTPATQNTFKRPLPLSQFASPVFISDNEDEGDNIVIKSTWTTRCTKPNSLAKSNENNPLLFGQKDSPPSPFLPPVFPLTAPRPSHCTATSLRSPKRTLSAPSKLDDSSGSEEEFTSLLERLRKKNIFTDSTSKTTTGVSTDPPVLVPPIKGSAKPRSTSSLGRKNVDSKTPGKSTILKPTVSQTDPRHGFISRLALCKTPGCFLESLSNPASSYCCNFQQKKEELTSKLYRMYNSSVFDRKLPIDMSLIWNKKMRKTAGYCVTGQERGGGNRYARIELSEKVCDSAGADRLRDTLIHEMCHAATWLINGVRDGHGSLWKMYARRSTLVHPELPMVTRCHSYEIKFKFQYQCAKCQNTIGRHSKSLDTQKFVCALCTGKLVLLTPSKPRPPTPFAQFVKEHYRRVRQELTEQSHREVMQKLSMDFASKNKLSDINTSNL